A section of the Kluyveromyces lactis strain NRRL Y-1140 chromosome F complete sequence genome encodes:
- the SOV1 gene encoding Sov1p (weakly similar to uniprot|Q04748 Saccharomyces cerevisiae YMR066W SOV1 Synthesis Of Var (putative) involved in respiration) — protein MLNVITCRSRLSLLVTPRQLRYIRTKSLSNTISTIKKNADNAMHIQEKQDIAVLKKHDFTEVDINSGVNSWFLSYLAVTNPGFKKSKKNLRKLKKQKETSLKDVVEYLLLESENEIKRLQTMSPEEINRHFTQNKDSEIFDDSTDIENLDEKIIQQVVYDEMKPKLHALTNTNHLLDLLEKTLSDTSVVDKSQIISLDQMVQAFELSKLIPNLKYRLRGQYLTGQLIYGLKKVRLDPGNESFYIDSLLHFRKFKTAAALFESYKRRVNERWWYEVGMMIYLRSNKFHKFNNLYLETMDTFGENYIRPDVILSAIRKLLFVRHVQKARQLTDHLLSMVKTYGWAEDNTSEAAAGGRSTVSMSRNGFLNFNSSEEANSFLNEKQKVSKKDYLSMISSYIIYGFSKEGMQLFANFEQSTKMDGVLFNTLIVKLRLQWLKEFDSFGKALEPYLSPDEATKKLEQLKGWYNDAMEKHNFSKVRNSFSYLLYGNVNDLVRFRRVSDVLQQYLLEFFSAESDEQNLEFKSKKLQMIIKLLLIGDREDAALKLLSKLEEAKKEEANKDVVKKGASVYPPVNSHHYFLFTEYYRNKSNRTAELKVEQMIQRANENKVKLNSLLLLSLLRHFFCQERYEDCIVLINRFFSTSESLGSKSCEIPPRKLYKEIWKVYRGYYRLINCKLRGSDNWIHTTVQKRKDIKSRLDYKMFDVFNKMTIEHGTLLNYELVNIVISAFTANKEWNNLFAVLCYMHDVQMLNITPSRVEYVRKGLRKDYIEQLKMKLEKRDTLDTELVRSLRFKLKEIEDKRALNNLKLAGIDDEENFQNLLADLMEYLRLINYSKDQLNEKLQQLGLNPNDLKFHRYVE, from the coding sequence ATGCTGAATGTGATAACCTGTCGAAGTCGATTAAGTTTACTCGTTACACCAAGACAACTTCGATATATACGAACCAAAAGTTTATCAAATACTATCTCCACtataaagaaaaatgctGATAATGCAATGCATATACAGGAGAAGCAAGACATTGCTGTTTTGAAAAAACATGACTTCACTGAAGTTGATATAAACTCTGGTGTGAATTCTTGGTTCTTATCATATTTAGCGGTGACAAATCCGGgcttcaagaaatcaaagaagaatcttcgaaaattaaagaaacagaaggAAACCTCATTGAAGGATGTGGTAGAATACTTACTTCTGGAatcagaaaatgaaataaaaagacTTCAAACCATGTCTCCCGAAGAAATTAATCGTCATTTTACTCAAAATAAGGATAGCGAAATATTTGACGATTCCACGGATATAGAAAACcttgatgaaaaaattataCAACAAGTGGTTTACGATGAAATGAAACCCAAGCTACATGCATTGACTAACACAAATCATCTTTTAGATTTATTAGAGAAGACTTTATCCGACACATCAGTTGTCGATAAAAGTCAAATTATTTCCTTAGATCAAATGGTACAAGCATTTGAATTATCGAAATTGATACCTAATTTGAAATACCGTCTCAGAGGACAGTATCTTACTGGCCAACTAATCTATGGACTCAAGAAAGTCAGATTGGACCCTGGAAATGAATCCTTTTACATTGATTCTCTTTTACATTTCAGGAAATTCAAAACTGCAGCAGCATTGTTCGAGAGTTATAAACGTCGTGTCAACGAGCGGTGGTGGTATGAAGTTGGTATGATGATTTATTTGAGGAGCAACAAGTTCCATAAGTTTAATAATTTGTATTTGGAAACAATGGACACGTTTGGGGAGAATTATATTAGACCTGATGTCATACTATCCGCTATCAGAAAACTATTGTTCGTAAGACATGTGCAAAAGGCCAGACAATTGACAGATCATCTTCTGTCTATGGTTAAGACCTATGGTTGGGCGGAAGATAATACTAGTGAAGCTGCCGCTGGCGGACGCAGCACAGTTTCAATGTCGAGGAATGGGTTTTTAaacttcaattcttcagaGGAAGCGAACAGCTTTCTCAatgagaaacaaaaagtttCGAAGAAAGACTACTTATCTATGATTTCCtcatatataatatatgGGTTCAGCAAAGAAGGTATGCAATTATTCGCCAATTTTGAACAGTCTACCAAAATGGACGGAGTACTATTCAATACACTTATTGTGAAATTAAGATTACAATGGCTCAAAGAGTTTGACTCGTTTGGAAAAGCGTTAGAACCATATTTATCACCAGACGAGGCAACCAAGAAATTAGAGCAACTAAAGGGTTGGTATAATGATGCAATGGAAAAACATAACTTCTCCAAAGTTAGAAATAGTTTCAGTTACTTGTTGTACGGTAATGTGAACGATTTGGTTAGATTTAGACGTGTTTCCGATGTATTACAGCAATACTTACTAGAATTCTTTTCTGCGGAATCTGATGAGCAAAACTTAGAGTTTAAATCTAAAAAGCTACAAATGATCATAAAGCTGCTTCTCATCGGTGATCGTGAGGATGCTGCATTAAAATTACTATCAAAGTtagaagaagcaaagaaagaagaagcgaACAAAGATGTAGTCAAAAAAGGCGCATCAGTTTATCCTCCAGTAAATTCTCAccattattttcttttcaccgAGTACTATCGAAACAAGTCGAATAGAACAGCCGAGCTTAAGGTGGAACAGATGATCCAGCGTGctaatgaaaacaaagtGAAACTCAATTCGTTGTTGTTATTGTCATTACTTAGACATTTTTTCTGCCAGGAGAGATATGAAGATTGTATCGTTCTAATTAATAGATTTTTCTCCACTTCAGAGTCTCTTGGGTCAAAGTCTTGCGAAATACCTCCACGAAAATTGTACAAAGAGATCTGGAAAGTATACCGAGGATACTATAGACTAATAAATTGTAAACTAAGAGGCAGTGATAACTGGATACACACTACGGTACAGAAACGAAAAGACATCAAAAGTAGACTTGATTATAAGATGTTCGATGTTTTTAATAAGATGACTATCGAGCACGGAACTCTTTTGAACTATGAACTTGTAAATATAGTTATAAGCGCATTCACCGCTAATAAAGAATGGAATAATCTATTTGCTGTTCTATGTTACATGCATGACGTTCAGATGTTGAACATTACCCCTTCCAGGGTAGAATATGTTAGGAAAGGGTTAAGGAAAGATTATATTGAACAACTAAAGATGAAGTTGGAAAAGCGTGACACACTTGACACTGAATTAGTCAGATCTCTACGCTTTaaattaaaagaaatagaagacAAAAGAGCCCTCAACAACCTAAAACTCGCTGGCATAGATGACGAGGAGAACTTCCAAAATTTATTGGCCGATCTAATGGAATATTTACGATTGATCAACTATAGCaaagatcaattgaatgagAAGTTACAGCAATTAGGGTTGAATCCGaatgatttgaagtttCACAGATACGTTGAATGA
- the RRP14 gene encoding ribosome biosynthesis protein RRP14 (similar to uniprot|P36080 Saccharomyces cerevisiae YKL082C RRP14 Required for normal pre-rRNA Processing Protein required for cell viability), producing MSNSLEERLKSNSSAFEGLLSLIPAKYYYDDKTQEQWNAKKKSKGQLKEDKKSKLDPEQQDDESSSALEVMKKKQAQAKAVVLPGQKKIQRELLDAESETSSEDDEDEEDEEEDEEEQTEEQESDEVPEINISQTLGESESIAVIFDDDGNPVDQNKQKQEKERIQKKQEAIERTKDDSSQKKKKMEELRCKLQEKIKALKEKRKAPGTKVEGAPSSREAILAQRKRRQEARATKLDSEKAGDVSSDDSADSDSDSDAEDAHVSKKHRRNGDEEISAKDVMFQSIQFNDGTKATSDLSHVRKGERKKGPAKKDVKAHLRLLETKKQSLESRDELDQIKLKEKEKWQKAMLQAEGIRLKDDEKLLRKALKRKEAKKRKSTVEWRERKQVVENTVAERQKRREENLQIRKDNKGKKKSKQQKMKRKFKGTAHLKKRAGFEGRMKSVKKK from the coding sequence ATGAGCAATTCTCTTGAAGAACGGTTGAAATCGAATTCTAGCGCCTTTGAAGGGCTACTTTCGTTGATACCTGCGAAATATTACTACGATGACAAGACACAGGAACAATGGAAtgccaagaagaagagcaaaGGGCAATTGAAGGAGGATAAGAAATCGAAATTGGATCCTGAGCAGCAGGACGATGAATCCAGCTCTGCCCTCGAAGttatgaagaagaaacaagcTCAGGCGAAAGCTGTGGTTTTACCAGGccaaaagaagatccaaCGTGAACTACTAGACGCAGAGTCTGAAACATCGTccgaagatgatgaagacgaagagGACGAAGAAGAGGACGAGGAGGAGCAAACCGAGGAACAAGAATCTGACGAAGTACCGGAAATAAACATTTCTCAAACTTTGGGCGAATCTGAGAGTATAGCGGTGatctttgatgatgatggaaACCCAGTAGATCAGAACAAACAGAAGCAAGAGAAAGAGCGTATACAGAAAAAACAGGAGGCCATCGAACGTACCAAAGATGACTCTTctcagaagaagaagaagatggaagAATTACGCTGTAAACTACAGGAGAAAATCAAAGCTTTAAAggagaaaagaaaagcCCCAGGAACCAAGGTGGAAGGTGCGCCAAGTTCAAGAGAAGCTATTCTTGCTCAAAGAAAACGTAGACAAGAGGCAAGGGCCACCAAGTTAGATTCTGAAAAAGCTGGTGATGTGTCTTCTGATGATAGCGCAGATTCTGATTCGGACTCGGATGCAGAAGATGCTCACGTTTCCAAGAAACATCGTCGCAATGGTGATGAAGAGATTTCAGCCAAAGATGTTATGTTCCAAagtattcaattcaatgaCGGTACAAAGGCTACATCTGATTTATCGCATGTAAGAAAGggtgaaagaaaaaagggACCTGCCAAAAAGGACGTTAAAGCTCATTTAAGACTGCTAgagacaaagaaacaatcATTAGAATCAAGAGATGAATTGGATCAAATTAAACtgaaagagaaggaaaaatGGCAAAAAGCCATGTTGCAAGCAGAAGGTATCAGGCTTAAAGATGATGAGAAACTACTTCGCAAAGCTTTGAAGCGTAAAGAGGCTAAGAAGCGTAAGTCGACCGTCGAATGGCGTGAACGTAAACAAGTGGTAGAAAACACTGTTGCCGAAAGacagaagagaagagaGGAAAATCTACAGATTAGAAAGGACAATAAAggtaagaagaagagcaaacaacagaagatgaagagaaaatTCAAGGGAACTGCccatttgaagaaaagagcaGGATTTGAAGGACGTATGAAAAGtgtcaagaagaaatga
- the TEF4 gene encoding translation elongation factor EF1B gamma (similar to uniprot|P36008 Saccharomyces cerevisiae YKL081W TEF4 Translation elongation factor EF-1gamma), which translates to MLWVRLIVNFFHSCYFDSEHNYLFVQCVFKFDFQYSVQVIRTSIQKHLFVGYHFIMAQSTLFVLPPSPRSILAKALAKYFKVDVNVVDVTAAENKEFTSNFPLHKTPAFIGEDGFKLHELIAIAYYIVNTSEDEELKASLLGKNAREEAEILKWVSLSNSDMPNAVMGALLPIVGRVPYNKKSVDTSLAQLNAIGSVFEARLKNYTYLAGERITLADLFGAAILSKALSTLLDAKWRAANPATVRWFKTVVASPIISEAFGKTEFAEEALKYTPPKKEKKEQPKKEQPKKKEEAAAAPAPAAEAEQPKKPKHPLELLGKATFNLEEWKRTYSNEDTRPVALPWFWEHFNPEEYSIWKVGYKYNDELTLTFMSNNLVGGFFNRLSASVKYMFGCLVVYGENNNNGIVGAIVVRGQDFAPAFDVAPDWESYEYSKLDPTKEEDKEFINNMWAWDKPVVVNGENKEIVDGKVLK; encoded by the exons ATGTTATGGGTACGATTAATAGTAAATTTTTTCCATTCTTGTTACTTCGATTCAGAACACAATTATTTGTTTGTGCAGTGTGTGTTCAAGTTTGATTTTCAATATTCAGTTCAGGTCATAAGGACGTCCATACAGAAGCATCTTTTTGTTGGATATCATTTCATAATGGCTCAAAGCACTTTATTTGTTCTGCCTCCTTCCCCAAGAAGTATCTTGGCTAAAGCTTTGGCTAAGTACTTCAAGGTAGACGTCAACGTTGTTGATGTTACTGCTGCTGAAAATAAGGAATTCACCAGCAACTTCCCATTGCATAAGACACCAGCTTTCATTGGCGAAGACGGTTTCAAGTTGCACGAATTAATTGCTATTGCTTATTACA TCGTCAACACCtccgaagatgaagaattgaaggCTTCTCTATTGGGTAAGAACGCTagagaagaagctgaaatcttgaaatggGTTTCTCTATCCAACAGCGACATGCCAAATGCCGTGATGGGCGCTCTCTTGCCAATCGTTGGTAGGGTTCCATACAACAAGAAATCCGTTGACACCAGCTTGGCACAATTGAATGCTATCGGTTCCGTATTCGAAGCCAGATTGAAGAACTACACTTACTTGGCTGGCGAGAGAATCACTTTGGCTGATTTGTTCGGTGCTGCTATTTTGTCTAAAGCTTTGTCCACTTTGTTGGATGCTAAGTGGAGAGCTGCCAACCCTGCCACTGTCAGATGGTTCAAGACCGTTGTCGCTTCCCCAATCATCTCTGAAGCTTTCGGTAAGACCGAATTCGCTgaagaagctttgaaaTACACTCCtccaaagaaggaaaagaaggaacaaccaaagaaggaacaaccaaagaagaaggaagaagctgctgcCGCTCCAGCTCCAGCTGCTGAAGCCGAACAACCAAAGAAGCCAAAGCATCCATTGGAACTTTTGGGTAAGGCCACCTTCAACTTGGAAGAATGGAAGAGAACTTACTCTAACGAAGACACAAGACCAGTTGCCTTACCATGGTTCTGGGAACACTTCAACCCTGAAGAATACTCCATCTGGAAGGTTGGTTACAAATACAACGATGAATTAACCTTGACTTTCATGTCCAACAACTTAGTTGGtggtttcttcaacagattGTCCGCCTCTGTTAAATACATGTTCGGTTGTCTAGTCGTTTATGgtgaaaacaacaacaacgGTATTGTCGGTGCCATCGTTGTCCGTGGTCAAGACTTTGCCCCAGCCTTCGATGTGGCTCCAGATTGGGAATCCTACGAATACTCCAAGTTGGACCCAacaaaggaagaagacaaggaattcatcaacaacatgTGGGCTTGGGATAAGCCAGTTGTTGTTAACGGTGAAAACAAGGAAATTGTCGATGGTAAGGTCTTGAAATAA
- the VMA5 gene encoding H(+)-transporting V1 sector ATPase subunit C (highly similar to uniprot|P31412 Saccharomyces cerevisiae YKL080W VMA5 Vacuolar H ATPase subunit C of the catalytic (V1) sector) has product MTTALYTAKDFILVSLPENAKPSQNPERDVSTWLETGLISGRSYVSDFPIPDFKIGSLDTLVLQSEELAKIDSQIYSSLQKIVEILNALTDTQASAISINKQSIPEFLTHFQWDSRKFKLEKSVKELIHDLSIESFQLDADVRSTYSNYNNAKSNFAAAERKKTGDLSVRSLHDIVKAEDFILNSEYLTTVLVAVPKTLKQDFEKHYETLAEKVVPGSATVLKQDDEFILYNVHLFKKFQHDFQNACRERKYIPRDFAYSEELIDQLKKEHDTAASQEQSLRVQLIRLAKTAFQDVFVNWLHIKALRVYVESVLRYGLPPFFLTKIIAVPPKQLSACKSELIEQFSYLAGNAFSKDKRGKINRNDTSLHEYASLVDTEYEPFVLYSIQLPQ; this is encoded by the coding sequence ATGACAACTGCATTGTACACTGCTAAAGATTTTATACTAGTATCCTTGCCGGAGAATGCTAAACCTTCACAAAACCCTGAGAGAGATGTTTCCACATGGCTTGAAACTGGATTGATTTCTGGTAGAAGTTACGTATCAGATTTCCCTATCccagatttcaagattggATCCTTGGATACTCTTGTCTTACAATCGGAGGAATTGGCAAAGATTGATTCCCAAATCTATTCATCATTACAAAAAATCGTGGAAATTTTAAATGCTTTAACTGACACACAAGCTTCCGCTATCAGTATTAATAAACAGTCGATTCCTGAATTTTTGACCCATTTCCAATGGgattcaagaaagttcAAGCTTGAAAAATCTGTGAAAGAGTTGATTCACGATTTATCTATAGAATCCTTCCAATTGGATGCAGATGTAAGATCGACTTATTCAAACTACAATAATGCTAAGTCCAACTTCGCAGCTGCcgaaagaaagaaaactggtGATTTGTCAGTAAGATCATTGCATGATATTGTGAAGGCTGaagatttcattttaaaCAGTGAATATTTGACCACTGTATTGGTAGCAGTGCCCAAGACCTTGAAACAGGATTTCGAGAAGCATTACGAGACATTGGCAGAGAAAGTGGTACCGGGTTCAGCAACGGTGTTGAAACAAGATGACGAGTTTATTCTTTATAACGTCCAccttttcaaaaagtttcaaCACGATTTCCAAAACGCCTgcagagaaagaaaatacattCCACGTGACTTTGCCTATTCAGAAGAGTTAATTGATcagttgaaaaaagaacatGATACAGCCGCCAGCCAAGAGCAAAGTTTACGTGTCCAATTGATTAGATTGGCCAAGACTGCTTTCCAAGACGTGTTCGTCAATTGGCTGCACATCAAGGCTTTACGTGTCTACGTCGAGAGTGTTTTGCGTTATGGTTTACCGCCATTCTTTCTAACGAAAATAATTGCAGTTCCTCCCAAGCAACTATCTGCATGCAAGTCAGAGCTTATCGAACAGTTTAGCTATTTGGCAGGTAACGCTTTCTCTAAAGATAAACGTGGTAAGATCAACCGTAATGATACCTCATTACACGAGTACGCTTCTTTAGTTGATACAGAGTATGAGCCATTCGTGTTGTATTCCATCCAACTACCCCAATGA
- the JLP1 gene encoding sulfonate dioxygenase (similar to uniprot|Q12358 Saccharomyces cerevisiae YLL057C JLP1 to Fe(II)-dependent sulfonate/alpha-ketoglutarate dioxygenase) codes for MPVDIAKRSDGNYDTHFYAGQDEIGKDGVLRIAKAYRQKVAYPDFLPAWNPNEKYPPLEFHKFEDPGLRADPSFPNLLNGKVTLKPITPKLGTEIKGLQLTQLSDAAKDELALLIAQRGVVILEDQDFVDKGPGYAEEYGRHFGKLHIHQTSGAPEGHSHLHVTFRRPDRTEFNRVFRDKTTSIGFHTDVSYELQPAGYTFFAQLEGPESGGDTLFADTIEAFERLSPHFQEYLSTLHVIHSSKEQAFNSKSNGGIQRRAPVTHIHPLVRVHPVLKKKSLFVNRSFSRRIVELKTPESDLLLDFLYSLVENSHDLQLRARWGPRTVAVWDNRRLQHSASVDWEDPVTRHNVRITPQGERPVEDLKYLNDPTYFPHRDEEEEEDDDRVVYSKY; via the coding sequence ATGCCTGTTGATATCGCTAAAAGATCAGACGGTAATTACGACACCCACTTCTATGCTGGTCAAGATGAGATTGGCAAGGATGGTGTTTTGAGGATTGCAAAGGCTTATAGACAAAAGGTGGCATATCCAGATTTTTTGCCGGCTTGGAATCCTAATGAAAAGTATCCACCTTTGGAATTCCACAAGTTTGAAGACCCTGGTCTAAGAGCCGATCCATCTTTCCCAAATTTGTTGAATGGCAAGGTCACTTTAAAGCCAATTACTCCAAAATTAGGTACCGAGATTAAGGGCTTACAATTAACTCAATTGAGTGACGCTGCCAAAGATGAATTGGCTTTGCTCATTGCTCAAAGAGGTGTTGtcattcttgaagatcAGGATTTTGTCGACAAGGGCCCTGGATACGCTGAGGAATACGGCAGACATTTCGGGAAGTTGCACATCCACCAAACATCCGGTGCTCCGGAAGGCCATTCGCACTTGCATGTGACTTTCAGGCGTCCTGACCGTACTGAATTCAATAGAGTTTTCAGAGACAAAACTACTTCTATTGGTTTCCATACTGATGTCTCTTATGAATTACAACCGGCTGGTTATACCTTCTTTGCTCAATTGGAAGGTCCAGAATCTGGTGGTGACACTTTGTTTGCAGACACGATTGAAGCTTTTGAAAGACTGTCGCCACATTTCCAAGAGTATTTGAGCACATTGCACGTGATTCactcttcaaaagagcaagcgttcaattcaaagagtAACGGTGgtattcaaagaagagcACCAGTTACCCACATTCACCCATTGGTTAGGGTTCATCcagttttgaaaaagaaatcattgtTTGTTAATAGATctttctcaagaagaatcgtagaattgaaaacaccAGAATCCGATTTATTGTTGGACTTCTTGTATAGTTTGGTTGAAAACTCCCACGATTTGCAATTGCGTGCTAGATGGGGACCCCGTACCGTTGCTGTCTGGGATAACAGAAGACTTCAACATTCAGCTTCTGTGGACTGGGAAGATCCAGTCACCAGGCACAACGTAAGAATTACTCCACAAGGTGAAAGACCGGTAGAGGATCTAAAGTATTTGAATGACCCAACTTATTTCCCGCACCGTGACgaagaggaggaagaagatgacgatAGAGTAGTATACTCCAAGTATTGA
- the KAR5 gene encoding Kar5p (similar to uniprot|Q04746 Saccharomyces cerevisiae YMR065W KAR5 Protein required for nuclear membrane fusion during karyogamy localizes to the membrane with a soluble portion in the endoplasmic reticulum lumen may form a complex with Jem1p and Kar2p expression of the gene is regulated by pheromone) has translation MWFLVFSIWIASGQLLPHISNVIEKELDQLEITELSREYINNKFPITQSSCVKNALGEFLEICMRKGFEFVDADLRVITAVRLSVCEFESSGLTNYPSECHEKRLGGIDTISCVNALESSPQWWTTYSGNYQNLPHICMENSLPFEKEQILELFLNITDMYSEFQRNIENYWKSFSSDLEINGKENIDMIQNLFNSLVNDLIQNHKMKDEELITEFDKMKAEFDIRFFNFTESFDNLNDEVNEDLSLIKSHLIETFRQVDSEYMAQLQKNKNSTDKAFNELESMSTYILDHQKTSMELIDSFFSDLIDLTRDKNLVISDELMQTQEETIHLIFQYNKLVHESVIPLLTDDLLPVVRGVSNSIVENLDNMNVELTSHLENVSQTIEVKFKALEKETDRSLLKAKEVESNLRNLNNLVSTSLKGLQTIVRLLTFLLKRQVVLVGILQIFLRKYISMNLYLYAIAVVVTALAGSKVGSWGSLLMKSFVTR, from the coding sequence ATGTGGTTTCTTGTTTTCAGCATATGGATCGCTTCCGGTCAATTACTGCCACATATTTCTAACGTAATAGAAAAGGAGCTCGATCAACTAGAAATAACAGAGTTATCCCGTGAATACATCAATAATAAATTTCCCATCACTCAGTCAAGCTGTGTTAAAAATGCCTTGGGAGAGTTTCTCGAAATATGTATGAGGAAAGGTTTCGAATTTGTTGATGCAGATTTGAGAGTCATCACCGCAGTACGCTTATCAGTTTGTGAATTTGAGTCATCTGGGTTAACCAACTACCCAAGCGAATGTCATGAAAAACGATTAGGTGGGATAGATACTATAAGCTGCGTCAATGCTTTGGAGTCATCTCCGCAGTGGTGGACAACATACAGTGGAAACtatcaaaatcttccaCATATTTGCATGGAGAATTCGTTACCGTTCGAAAAGGAACAGATCCTTGAGCTATTCTTGAATATTACTGACATGTACTcagaatttcaaagaaatatagAAAACTATTGGAAAAGTTTTAGTTCTGATCTAGAAATCAATGGTAAGGAGAATATTGACATGATCCAaaatttattcaattcacTGGTCAATGATTTAATCCAAAATCACAAAATGAAGGACGAAGAATTAATCACTGAATTTGACAAGATGAAGGCAGAGTTTGATATCCgattctttaattttaCTGAATCATTTGACAATCTCAACGATGAGGTGAATGAAGATCTATCATTAATAAAATCTCACTtaattgaaacttttcgGCAAGTCGACTCAGAATACATGGCACAacttcaaaagaacaaaaattCCACAGACAAAGCCTTCAATGAATTAGAATCTATGTCGACTTATATCTTGGATCACCAGAAGACATCCATGGAACTTATTGACAGCTTTTTCTCAGATCTAATAGACCTAACCCGTGATAAAAATCTAGTAATTAGCGATGAGTTAATGCAGAcacaagaagaaactatACACCTCATATTTCAATACAATAAACTAGTGCATGAATCTGTTATACCATTATTGACTGACGATCTTTTACCTGTCGTCAGAGGTGTGTCAAATTccattgttgaaaattTAGACAACATGAATGTTGAACTTACAAGCCATTTGGAAAATGTATCACAAACCATCGAAGTAAAATTTAAGGCcttagaaaaggaaacagaCAGATCTCTTTTAAAGGCAAAAGAGGTTGAATCAAATTTGCGAAACTTAAATAACCTTGTGAGTACATCCTTGAAGGGGTTACAAACTATTGTACGGTTATTAACGTTTTTGTTAAAACGGCAGGTCGTTTTGGTAGGGATCCTGCAGATCTTTTTAAGGAAATACATCTCGATGAATCTATACCTATACGCAATAGCAGTAGTTGTAACAGCATTAGCTGGATCTAAAGTGGGATCATGGGGCTCATTACTAATGAAAAGTTTTGTCACTCGATAG